A single Paenibacillus kribbensis DNA region contains:
- the deoB gene encoding phosphopentomutase: MMSKFKRIHLIVLDSVGIGEAPDAAQFDDYDVDTLGHIARERGGLNMPNMGKLGLSNIRPIEGIPAAEKPLAYYTKMQEASNGKDTMTGHWEIMGLNIAVPFRVFPDGFPDELIQRIEEHTGRKVIGNKPASGTEIIDELGEEHVKTGALIIYTSADSVLQIAAHEEVVPLKELYEICEFCRKITLEDPYMLGRIIARPFIGEPGNFSRTSNRHDYALKPFGRTTMNELKDAGLDVIALGKISDIYDGEGVTKAVRTKSNMDGMDKLVTTLDEEFTGLSFLNLVDFDAVYGHRRNPQGYGQALDDYDARLPEVFAKLTDDDLLIITADHGNDPTYRGTDHTREYVPLLVYSPRFAAGGKELAVRKTFADIGATVADNFGVKLPEHGTSFLAELQ; this comes from the coding sequence ATGATGTCTAAATTTAAACGCATTCACTTGATCGTGCTGGACTCGGTCGGCATCGGCGAAGCGCCGGATGCTGCCCAGTTTGATGATTACGATGTAGATACACTCGGTCATATCGCCCGCGAACGCGGCGGTCTGAACATGCCGAATATGGGTAAGCTGGGTCTGTCCAACATTCGTCCCATCGAAGGGATACCGGCGGCTGAAAAGCCGCTCGCGTACTACACTAAAATGCAGGAAGCGTCCAATGGCAAGGATACGATGACCGGACACTGGGAGATTATGGGTTTGAATATTGCGGTTCCGTTCCGCGTATTCCCAGACGGGTTCCCGGATGAGCTGATTCAGCGCATTGAGGAGCATACAGGCCGCAAAGTCATTGGCAACAAGCCTGCCAGCGGAACGGAAATCATCGACGAGCTGGGCGAAGAACATGTGAAGACAGGAGCGCTCATCATCTATACCTCGGCGGATTCGGTGCTGCAAATTGCAGCGCATGAGGAAGTTGTACCTTTGAAGGAGCTTTACGAGATTTGTGAGTTCTGTCGCAAAATCACGCTGGAAGATCCGTACATGCTGGGCCGCATTATTGCACGTCCGTTCATAGGCGAGCCGGGGAACTTCTCCCGTACCTCCAATCGTCATGATTATGCGCTCAAGCCGTTTGGCCGCACCACGATGAATGAGCTGAAGGATGCAGGTCTGGATGTGATCGCTTTGGGTAAAATCTCCGACATTTATGACGGCGAAGGTGTGACGAAGGCGGTACGTACCAAATCCAATATGGACGGTATGGATAAGCTGGTCACGACGCTGGATGAGGAATTTACTGGGTTGAGTTTCCTTAATTTGGTAGACTTTGATGCGGTCTATGGCCATCGCCGCAATCCGCAGGGATATGGTCAAGCCCTGGACGATTACGATGCCCGTCTCCCAGAGGTATTCGCCAAATTGACGGATGACGATCTGCTGATCATCACCGCGGACCATGGGAATGACCCAACGTATCGGGGAACAGATCATACCCGTGAATATGTGCCATTGCTGGTGTATTCCCCGCGCTTTGCAGCTGGAGGCAAGGAACTGGCGGTCCGCAAAACGTTTGCAGACATTGGAGCGACGGTAGCGGATAACTTTGGTGTAAAACTGCCTGAACATGGAACGAGCTTTTTGGCAGAACTTCAATAA
- a CDS encoding cytidine deaminase, which produces MKDQLIQEALEARKQAYIPYSNFQVGAAVLGSDGTIYSGCNVENASYGLCNCAERTAIFKMVSEGCRKIDAIAVVADTEGPVSPCGACRQVISEFAHSDTKIYLTNLHGNTEEWTMEKLLPGAFRPADLGK; this is translated from the coding sequence ATGAAGGATCAATTGATTCAGGAAGCGCTTGAGGCGCGCAAACAGGCATATATTCCGTATTCCAATTTTCAGGTCGGTGCTGCGGTTCTCGGTAGCGACGGCACGATTTACAGCGGATGTAATGTGGAAAATGCCTCCTACGGCTTATGCAATTGTGCAGAACGGACGGCGATTTTCAAAATGGTATCCGAAGGCTGCCGTAAAATTGATGCGATTGCGGTTGTAGCAGACACAGAAGGGCCTGTATCTCCATGCGGTGCCTGTCGTCAGGTCATTTCCGAATTTGCCCATTCAGATACCAAAATATATCTGACTAACCTTCATGGCAACACGGAAGAGTGGACGATGGAAAAACTATTGCCGGGTGCTTTTCGTCCCGCGGATTTGGGGAAATAA
- a CDS encoding sugar-binding transcriptional regulator, whose amino-acid sequence MDHEKQRLSIEAARLYYLNDYSQQDIAVRLGVSRPTVSRLLQAAKEQGYVRISIVDPMEDMDALGEQVKKKYGLDTVLVCYSPVNEYQEIKKHISKKAADYLHETVQDADIIGVTWGTTMHAVALHLQQKQVKGVEVVQLKGGVSHSHVNTYAVETVNLFAEAFHTIARYLPLPVIFDSQAVKKMVEQDRHIQRIIELGKQANIAVFTVGTVKEDALLFRLGYFNQEEQKLLQKIGKGDICSRFFDDEGNICSDEINSRTVGIDLPDLRKKEKAILVAGGQRKVEAIRASLRGKYANILVTDQFTAQALLQ is encoded by the coding sequence ATGGATCATGAAAAGCAGCGATTAAGTATCGAGGCAGCCAGATTATACTATCTGAACGACTATAGCCAGCAGGATATCGCGGTCAGACTCGGGGTTTCGCGTCCTACGGTATCGCGGCTGCTTCAGGCTGCCAAGGAGCAGGGATACGTGCGGATCAGTATTGTTGATCCCATGGAGGATATGGATGCGCTTGGAGAACAGGTCAAAAAGAAATACGGACTGGATACCGTGCTGGTTTGCTACTCGCCAGTAAATGAATATCAGGAGATCAAGAAGCATATTAGCAAAAAGGCAGCCGATTATTTGCATGAAACGGTGCAAGATGCGGATATTATTGGGGTGACGTGGGGAACGACAATGCATGCAGTGGCACTCCATCTCCAGCAAAAGCAGGTTAAGGGAGTTGAGGTGGTTCAGCTCAAAGGAGGCGTGAGCCATTCGCATGTCAACACCTATGCCGTGGAGACGGTAAACTTGTTCGCGGAAGCCTTTCACACGATTGCACGGTATTTGCCGCTCCCTGTGATTTTTGATAGTCAGGCCGTTAAGAAAATGGTTGAGCAGGATCGGCACATCCAGCGGATCATTGAACTTGGCAAGCAGGCGAACATTGCCGTGTTTACGGTGGGAACGGTCAAGGAGGATGCGCTGCTGTTCAGACTGGGATATTTTAATCAAGAGGAGCAGAAGCTGCTGCAAAAAATCGGCAAGGGCGATATTTGCTCACGCTTTTTTGACGATGAGGGCAATATATGCAGTGACGAAATCAATAGCCGTACCGTTGGTATTGATCTGCCAGATTTGCGCAAGAAGGAGAAGGCTATTCTCGTAGCAGGTGGACAGCGCAAAGTGGAGGCTATCCGGGCATCATTGCGCGGCAAGTACGCGAATATTCTGGTGACGGATCAGTTTACGGCACAAGCTCTATTGCAATAA
- the deoD gene encoding purine-nucleoside phosphorylase, with protein MSVHIGAKPGEIAETILLPGDPLRAKFIAETYLEDVTCYNEVRGMLGFTGTYQGKRLSVQGTGMGLPSISIYVNELISEYGVKNLFRVGTCGGMKEHVHVRDVILAQASCTDSGMNRHIFGGYDYSPIASFPLLKGAYDRGVAKGLNMHVGNVFSSDSFYRDDKSVVQKLMEYGVLGVEMETSALYTLAAKFGVNALTILTVSDHLLTGEETTAEERQTTFKEMMEVALDTAVSL; from the coding sequence ATGAGTGTACACATTGGAGCCAAGCCAGGAGAGATTGCAGAAACGATTTTGCTGCCAGGGGACCCGCTGCGGGCGAAATTTATCGCTGAAACGTATTTGGAAGACGTGACCTGCTACAACGAGGTGCGCGGGATGCTCGGATTTACGGGAACATACCAAGGCAAGCGCTTGTCTGTACAAGGAACAGGAATGGGACTGCCGTCCATCAGTATTTATGTCAATGAGCTGATTAGCGAGTATGGTGTAAAAAACCTGTTCCGTGTAGGTACATGCGGCGGGATGAAGGAGCACGTGCATGTTCGTGACGTTATTTTGGCACAGGCTTCGTGTACGGATTCCGGCATGAACCGTCATATCTTTGGCGGCTACGACTATTCGCCGATTGCCAGCTTCCCTCTTTTAAAAGGCGCTTATGATCGCGGTGTTGCCAAAGGCTTGAACATGCATGTCGGCAACGTATTCAGCTCGGACAGCTTTTACCGTGACGACAAATCAGTGGTGCAAAAGCTGATGGAATACGGCGTGCTGGGCGTGGAGATGGAAACTTCGGCATTATATACGCTGGCAGCCAAATTTGGCGTCAACGCGCTGACGATTCTGACGGTAAGCGATCATTTGCTGACGGGTGAAGAAACGACGGCGGAAGAGCGGCAAACCACCTTTAAAGAAATGATGGAAGTTGCGCTGGATACAGCAGTATCCCTGTAA
- a CDS encoding NupC/NupG family nucleoside CNT transporter: MKYIIALVGLLVVFGLTYIASSDKRKIRYRPLAVMVVVQAALAFILLNTDIGELLVTGFAEAFGSLLKYAGEGISFVFGGIANEGAAPFFINVLLPIVFISALIGILQYIKVLPFIIKYIGIILSKVNGMGKLESYNAVASAILGQSEVFISVKKQIGLLPKHRLYTLCASAMSTVSMSIVGAYMQMLNPKYVVTALVLNLFGGFIIASIINPYKIEKEDDLLEVQEEEKQSFFEMLGEYIMDGFKVAITVAAMLIGFVALIAMVNGIFTWVFGISFQALLGYVFAPFAFVMGIPWSEAVQAGSIMATKLVSNEFVAMLDLTKQTGLSERTIGIVSVFLVSFANFSSIGIISGAVKGLHEKQGNVVARFGLKLLYGATLVSVLSATIAGLFL, encoded by the coding sequence ATGAAATATATCATCGCTTTAGTGGGGCTGCTTGTTGTATTTGGACTGACTTACATTGCCAGCAGCGATAAGCGCAAAATCAGGTATCGTCCGCTGGCGGTTATGGTTGTAGTGCAGGCGGCGCTTGCTTTTATATTGCTAAACACAGATATTGGCGAACTTTTGGTCACGGGATTTGCCGAAGCGTTCGGTAGCCTGCTGAAATATGCGGGTGAAGGGATCAGTTTTGTGTTTGGCGGGATTGCAAATGAGGGGGCGGCACCTTTCTTTATCAATGTATTGCTGCCGATCGTGTTCATTTCCGCGCTGATCGGGATTCTGCAATATATTAAAGTCCTGCCGTTCATTATCAAATATATCGGCATTATCTTGAGCAAAGTAAACGGAATGGGTAAACTGGAATCCTACAACGCTGTAGCTTCAGCTATCTTGGGTCAATCCGAGGTGTTTATTTCCGTTAAGAAGCAAATTGGCCTTCTGCCAAAACATCGGCTATATACGTTGTGCGCATCTGCGATGTCCACCGTATCCATGTCGATCGTGGGGGCTTACATGCAAATGCTGAACCCCAAATATGTCGTTACCGCATTGGTGCTGAACCTGTTCGGCGGCTTTATTATCGCTTCCATTATTAATCCGTACAAGATTGAAAAGGAAGACGATTTGCTGGAGGTTCAAGAGGAAGAAAAGCAGTCCTTTTTCGAAATGCTCGGCGAATACATTATGGACGGCTTCAAAGTCGCTATAACTGTAGCAGCGATGCTGATTGGATTTGTGGCGCTGATTGCCATGGTTAATGGCATTTTTACCTGGGTGTTTGGAATCAGCTTTCAGGCACTGCTTGGTTATGTGTTTGCACCGTTCGCTTTTGTCATGGGGATTCCATGGAGCGAGGCGGTTCAGGCGGGCAGCATTATGGCTACCAAGCTCGTATCCAACGAATTTGTGGCCATGCTGGATCTGACCAAACAAACAGGCTTGTCTGAGCGCACGATCGGGATCGTATCGGTATTCCTCGTATCCTTCGCCAACTTCTCATCCATCGGTATCATTTCCGGGGCGGTGAAGGGTCTGCATGAAAAGCAGGGAAATGTGGTGGCCCGCTTTGGTCTGAAGCTGTTGTACGGGGCGACGCTGGTTAGCGTGCTGTCGGCAACGATTGCAGGGTTGTTTTTGTAA
- the deoC gene encoding deoxyribose-phosphate aldolase translates to MNIAALIDHTLLRADATKDEITKLTAEAKKYQFASVCVNPAWVAYAAEQLAGTGVATCTVIGFPLGANTSATKAFETKDAIANGATEVDMVINIGALKARDLQLVEQDIRAVVEAAAGTLVKVIIETSLLTDEEKVLACELSVKAGANFVKTSTGFSTGGATVEDVALMRKTVGPEIGVKASGGVRSLEDVQKLVEAGASRIGASSGVKIIEGEQSTSSY, encoded by the coding sequence ATGAACATTGCAGCATTAATCGACCATACATTGTTGCGTGCAGATGCGACGAAGGATGAAATTACGAAATTGACCGCTGAGGCGAAGAAATACCAGTTTGCTTCCGTATGTGTGAATCCTGCGTGGGTAGCATATGCAGCAGAACAGCTCGCAGGCACGGGCGTAGCTACCTGCACGGTTATCGGTTTCCCGCTTGGAGCGAACACGTCGGCAACGAAAGCATTTGAAACGAAGGATGCTATTGCTAACGGTGCGACTGAGGTGGATATGGTTATTAACATTGGCGCCTTGAAGGCACGTGATCTACAGCTCGTTGAGCAGGATATTCGTGCGGTCGTGGAAGCTGCAGCCGGTACACTGGTAAAGGTGATTATTGAAACCAGTCTGCTGACTGACGAAGAGAAGGTGCTGGCATGTGAGCTGTCCGTGAAAGCGGGAGCGAATTTTGTGAAAACCTCGACTGGTTTCTCTACTGGCGGGGCGACTGTGGAAGACGTGGCTTTGATGCGTAAAACGGTAGGACCTGAAATTGGGGTTAAAGCTTCTGGCGGCGTACGCAGTCTGGAAGACGTGCAAAAGTTGGTAGAAGCAGGCGCAAGTCGGATCGGTGCAAGTTCCGGTGTGAAAATCATCGAGGGCGAGCAGTCTACATCTTCCTACTAA
- the cysT gene encoding sulfate ABC transporter permease subunit CysT — MSQVQATRKRVLPGFGLTMGYSVLYLSLVVLVPLSALLLNSTGLTWEKFWDVATDVRVLASYKVSFLCAAAAALVDLFLGLLIAWVLVRYEFPGKRIFDAVIDLPFALPTAVAGVALTALYAQNGWIGSLFEPLGWKMAYSQTGITLALMFIGIPFVVRTVQPVLEEMDKGEEEVAATLGAGRWRTFRSVILPELIPPLLTGFALAFARGIGEYGSVVFISGNMPMKTEIAPLLIMSKLEQNDYAGATAVALMLLVISFVLLFVINSIQRWSRRRAF; from the coding sequence ATGAGTCAAGTGCAAGCCACCCGAAAACGCGTACTTCCCGGGTTCGGGTTAACAATGGGTTATAGCGTGCTGTACCTCAGTCTGGTGGTGCTGGTGCCTTTATCGGCACTGCTCCTGAACTCAACCGGACTGACGTGGGAAAAGTTTTGGGACGTAGCAACGGATGTGAGGGTGCTGGCCTCCTACAAGGTGAGTTTTCTGTGTGCCGCGGCTGCGGCGTTGGTCGACCTGTTTCTCGGTTTACTGATAGCCTGGGTGCTGGTGCGGTATGAGTTTCCGGGAAAACGTATTTTTGATGCGGTCATTGACCTGCCCTTTGCCTTGCCTACCGCGGTTGCAGGTGTTGCTTTGACTGCTCTATATGCGCAAAATGGCTGGATCGGTTCGCTGTTTGAACCATTGGGCTGGAAGATGGCGTATTCACAGACAGGTATTACGCTTGCGCTGATGTTTATCGGCATCCCGTTCGTCGTGCGGACGGTGCAGCCAGTGCTGGAGGAAATGGACAAGGGCGAGGAGGAGGTCGCTGCGACGCTGGGAGCGGGCAGATGGCGTACCTTTCGCAGCGTGATTTTGCCGGAGTTAATTCCGCCGCTGCTGACGGGCTTTGCACTCGCCTTTGCCCGTGGCATTGGTGAGTACGGCTCTGTCGTCTTTATCTCCGGCAATATGCCGATGAAGACCGAGATTGCTCCGCTGCTCATCATGTCCAAGCTGGAGCAAAATGACTATGCAGGAGCTACGGCGGTAGCACTGATGCTGTTGGTGATTTCGTTCGTGCTGTTATTTGTGATTAACAGCATTCAACGTTGGTCACGGCGCCGCGCTTTCTAA
- a CDS encoding chemotaxis protein CheW yields MSEFIVCSLADKKFALNFLEVEEVMIAKKGTPLPFSKAWHEGMVTIRDSVFTILNLRKKLLLPASTESSEDKMILLSRAKIALVVDQVEDTASAEDSQLQSNEEEWQRELFPTVLEHHGALIPVLDMDAFLASTKTS; encoded by the coding sequence ATGTCTGAGTTTATTGTGTGCAGTCTGGCGGACAAAAAGTTCGCTTTAAACTTTCTGGAAGTGGAAGAAGTCATGATTGCCAAGAAAGGAACACCGCTTCCCTTTTCCAAGGCATGGCATGAAGGGATGGTCACCATCCGTGACAGCGTATTTACGATTCTTAATTTACGAAAAAAACTATTGCTTCCCGCTTCAACCGAGTCCTCTGAGGACAAAATGATTTTGCTGAGCCGAGCGAAGATTGCTCTAGTCGTCGATCAGGTGGAGGATACGGCTTCTGCCGAGGACAGTCAGCTACAAAGCAATGAAGAAGAGTGGCAACGCGAGCTGTTTCCTACCGTGCTGGAGCATCATGGTGCCCTCATTCCGGTGCTGGATATGGACGCTTTTCTCGCTTCCACCAAAACAAGCTAA
- a CDS encoding slipin family protein produces the protein MFKKVTIKSDERGLLFKKGSYHKLLLPGTYLLKTFQQETVEILNVGEPFFVPDYDIRLFLNDPLLQEQLDVVEVEDHEYVLHYEDNKFVELLTAGKYAYWNVLKEHRFVRADTRQPAIDQALGQAFLSKTPGFWKALQVASYELGFLYYDNVLQGELKPGKYYFWMSTVNTEIKTIDMRQQQMDLMGQEIMTEDKITLRLNFVCQYRIIDPLRALEFRAFEEQMYITLQLLLREYVGTMKLDDLLKMKQEIAQYVLTRLNEQSGEYGVTFMSAGVKDIILPGDIKDILNTVLLAEKKAQANLITRREETASTRSLLNTAKLMDENATLYRLKELEFLEKICEKIGTISLTGGNTLLEQLNTLVHMKEG, from the coding sequence ATGTTTAAAAAAGTAACGATTAAATCCGATGAACGCGGACTGTTGTTCAAAAAGGGGAGCTACCACAAGCTGCTGCTGCCAGGGACTTACTTGTTGAAGACATTTCAGCAGGAAACGGTTGAAATTTTGAATGTAGGTGAACCGTTTTTTGTACCAGACTATGATATTCGCCTGTTTTTGAACGATCCCCTATTGCAGGAGCAATTGGATGTCGTAGAGGTTGAGGACCACGAATATGTACTGCATTACGAGGATAATAAGTTTGTGGAGCTGCTGACAGCAGGAAAATATGCGTATTGGAACGTGCTCAAGGAGCATCGCTTTGTTCGTGCAGATACCCGGCAGCCTGCGATTGATCAGGCATTGGGGCAAGCCTTTTTATCCAAGACACCAGGCTTCTGGAAGGCGCTTCAGGTAGCCAGCTATGAGCTGGGCTTTCTGTACTATGATAACGTGCTGCAAGGGGAACTGAAGCCAGGCAAGTATTATTTCTGGATGTCTACGGTGAATACAGAGATCAAAACGATCGATATGCGACAGCAGCAGATGGATTTGATGGGACAGGAAATCATGACAGAGGATAAAATCACGCTGCGCCTCAACTTCGTCTGTCAGTATCGTATTATCGACCCGCTGCGGGCGTTGGAGTTTCGGGCATTCGAGGAGCAAATGTATATTACGCTTCAACTGTTGCTGCGTGAATACGTTGGCACCATGAAGCTGGATGATTTGCTGAAAATGAAGCAGGAAATTGCTCAATATGTCTTGACTCGTCTGAATGAGCAGAGCGGCGAGTATGGAGTGACTTTTATGTCGGCTGGGGTGAAGGATATTATTTTGCCGGGGGATATCAAGGATATTTTGAATACGGTGCTGCTGGCCGAGAAGAAGGCGCAAGCCAACCTCATCACACGCCGCGAAGAGACGGCATCCACTCGTAGTCTGCTCAATACGGCCAAGCTGATGGACGAAAATGCTACCCTCTATCGTCTCAAAGAGCTGGAGTTCCTGGAAAAAATCTGCGAGAAGATCGGCACCATTTCGCTGACTGGCGGAAATACGTTGCTGGAGCAGCTGAATACGCTGGTTCACATGAAAGAGGGATAA
- a CDS encoding sulfate ABC transporter substrate-binding protein, with amino-acid sequence MKRKWKSGLILGLSLVLTIMLSACGASKGGTQADGSSAAGSKDVELLNVSYDPTRELYEAYNKAFAAHWEKEKGQKVTIKQSHGGSGKQSRSVQDGLDADVVTLALGYDIDALQDKGLVKEGWQDKYEHNSSPYTSTIVLLVRKGNPKGIKDWDDLVRGDVQVITPNPKTSGGARWNYLAAWAYALKKNNNDEAKAQQFVQELYKHVPVLDSGARGATTTFVERGIGDVLIAWENEALLSVKELGADKFDIVYPSISILAEPPVAIVDKVVDKKGTREVADAYLKYLYSEEGQTIAAENYYRPTLDSVKAKFKDQFPKMELVTLKDVFGTWKETQQKHFSDKGIFDQIYVPGS; translated from the coding sequence ATGAAGAGGAAATGGAAAAGTGGACTTATTCTCGGGCTATCTTTGGTTTTAACGATTATGCTAAGTGCTTGCGGGGCAAGCAAGGGAGGGACCCAGGCGGATGGTAGCTCAGCTGCCGGTTCCAAGGATGTCGAGCTGCTCAACGTTTCTTATGATCCTACCCGTGAGCTGTATGAGGCATATAATAAAGCCTTTGCTGCGCATTGGGAGAAGGAGAAAGGGCAGAAGGTGACGATCAAGCAGTCCCATGGCGGTTCTGGCAAGCAAAGTCGTTCTGTGCAGGATGGACTGGATGCGGATGTGGTCACTCTGGCCCTGGGCTATGATATTGATGCGCTACAGGACAAAGGGCTTGTTAAAGAGGGCTGGCAAGATAAATATGAGCATAACAGCTCACCGTACACTTCAACCATTGTGCTGCTGGTGCGCAAGGGAAATCCAAAAGGAATTAAGGACTGGGATGATTTAGTCCGGGGTGATGTGCAGGTTATTACACCGAATCCCAAAACTTCAGGCGGAGCCCGCTGGAACTATCTTGCGGCTTGGGCCTATGCGCTCAAGAAAAACAATAACGATGAAGCCAAAGCCCAGCAGTTTGTACAGGAGCTGTACAAGCACGTGCCGGTACTGGATAGCGGAGCGCGTGGGGCGACTACGACCTTTGTGGAGCGTGGAATTGGCGATGTGCTGATTGCTTGGGAAAATGAAGCATTGCTCTCTGTGAAGGAACTGGGCGCGGATAAATTTGATATCGTGTACCCGTCCATCAGTATTCTGGCTGAGCCTCCAGTGGCGATCGTCGATAAGGTCGTGGATAAAAAAGGCACACGCGAGGTGGCGGACGCGTACCTGAAATATTTGTACAGTGAAGAAGGGCAGACCATTGCAGCCGAGAACTATTATCGTCCAACGCTGGATAGCGTAAAGGCGAAATTCAAGGATCAATTTCCGAAGATGGAGCTCGTAACCTTAAAGGATGTATTCGGAACGTGGAAGGAAACGCAGCAGAAGCACTTTAGTGACAAGGGTATTTTTGACCAGATTTATGTACCCGGCAGTTGA
- a CDS encoding pyrimidine-nucleoside phosphorylase, which produces MRMVDLIAKKRDGKELSTEEINFIIQGYTQGEIPDYQVSALAMSIFFQDMTERERADLTMAMVHSGDTIDLSAIEGVKVDKHSTGGVGDTTTLVLAPLVAALDIPVAKMSGRGLGHTGGTIDKLEAIAGFHVEISKDEFVELVNRSKIAVVGQSGNLTPADKKLYALRDVTATVNSIPLIASSIMSKKIAAGSDAIVLDVKTGAGAFMKTVDDAKELAHAMVSIGNNVGRKTMAVISDMSQPLGLAIGNSLEVKEAIDTLRGEGPEDLEELCLALGSQMVFLAGKADSLEDAKEKLKEVIRNGKALEKFKEFIANQGGDASVVDHPERLPQAQYLIEVPAKQDGVVAEIVADEIGTAAMLLGAGRATKESEIDLAVGLMLNKKVGDAVQKGDSLVTIHANREDVAQVLEKIYANIRIADHAEAPVLIYGTVTE; this is translated from the coding sequence ATGAGAATGGTAGACTTGATCGCAAAAAAACGTGACGGCAAAGAACTGAGTACGGAGGAAATTAATTTTATTATCCAAGGCTACACTCAGGGGGAAATTCCTGACTATCAGGTCAGCGCATTGGCGATGTCCATTTTCTTTCAAGATATGACCGAGCGGGAACGCGCTGATCTGACCATGGCGATGGTTCATTCCGGTGATACGATTGATCTGTCTGCGATTGAAGGAGTAAAGGTCGACAAGCACTCCACTGGCGGTGTGGGCGATACGACAACGCTGGTACTGGCTCCGCTTGTAGCGGCCTTGGACATTCCGGTAGCAAAAATGTCAGGTCGCGGCCTCGGACATACCGGGGGAACGATTGACAAACTGGAGGCGATCGCTGGCTTCCACGTAGAAATCAGCAAGGATGAATTCGTGGAGCTGGTGAATCGCAGCAAAATTGCGGTAGTCGGACAAAGCGGCAACCTGACGCCTGCGGACAAAAAGCTGTATGCCTTGCGTGACGTTACAGCGACGGTCAACTCGATACCGCTGATTGCCAGCTCGATTATGAGTAAAAAAATCGCGGCCGGTTCCGATGCCATCGTACTGGATGTAAAGACAGGCGCAGGTGCGTTCATGAAAACGGTCGATGATGCCAAAGAACTGGCACATGCGATGGTGAGCATCGGCAACAATGTCGGCCGCAAGACGATGGCGGTTATTTCCGATATGAGTCAGCCACTCGGCTTGGCTATCGGCAACTCGCTGGAAGTCAAGGAAGCGATTGATACACTGCGCGGTGAAGGACCTGAAGATCTGGAAGAGCTGTGTTTGGCTTTGGGCAGCCAAATGGTCTTTTTGGCCGGGAAAGCAGATTCCCTCGAAGACGCTAAAGAGAAGCTCAAAGAAGTTATTCGCAACGGTAAAGCACTGGAGAAATTCAAGGAGTTTATTGCCAATCAGGGCGGGGACGCTTCTGTAGTGGATCATCCTGAACGCTTGCCGCAGGCACAGTATCTCATTGAAGTGCCAGCGAAGCAGGACGGTGTGGTGGCCGAGATCGTAGCGGACGAAATCGGTACGGCTGCGATGCTGCTTGGAGCAGGACGTGCGACCAAAGAATCCGAAATTGATCTGGCTGTTGGCCTGATGCTGAACAAAAAGGTCGGCGATGCGGTTCAAAAAGGCGATTCGCTGGTTACCATCCATGCGAACCGTGAAGACGTAGCCCAAGTGCTGGAGAAAATCTACGCGAACATCCGTATTGCGGATCACGCGGAAGCGCCAGTGCTGATCTACGGAACAGTAACAGAATAA